The window ACTTTCTGTGACAAGACATACAAGGTTTTGGTTGCTTTGAATGATCATATAAATAGTATTCATACCAAGGAGAAGGAGTATATTTGTGAGATCTGTGGAGCTGTATTTCTCAATATACCCAGTCTGAACAGTCACAGGCATACCCatgaaccaaaatcaacagAGAAGCCATTTCAGTGTGAATATTGCGTTAAGATGTTTAGAAGGAAGGAGCTTCTGGTTGTCCACACCCGTATTCACACTGGggaaaaaccattcaaatgtaGACATTGTGAAAAATTCTTCACTACTTGCAGTCTGCGTGTTGTGCACGAACGATGCCACACAGGGGAAAAACCGTTCCAGTGTTCTCATTGTGGAAAAGCTTTCAGGCAGCGTGGGGCATGGAAGGAGCACCTTAACATCCATACTGGAGAAAGGCCATTTAAATGTACATTGTGTGAAAAATCATTTGCTGCAAAAGCAACTCTTCGCAATCATCAGAAAATGCACGGAAGATTTCCAGGAGGGAATAACTGAGAAACAGGTGTCTCAATGCAGTCTTTCGTGGCGTTTCTAAAAAGTAGTTCTGCAAACAGGAGGAAAATTGACAGTCGTTTTTGATAGTGTGGAATTCAATTTCTGTGTTTCTAAGTGCTGTTTACTTCAATTGCAGTGATCGATTCCCCTCAAGAAACACTGTCCTTTGATTTGACAAGTTCGGCTGTCCCACAGTTAACATGTAGTCTTCAATCGTCTACTGATTCAGGTACAGTCAGAGAAGGTATGAATGTTGCCCATGTACGAAAAAAGAGGCTGTCTAAAAAATGTGACCCAGCAATCTCCACTGCTCCTAGTACTGATGCTGCAGAAGATATGAGTTGTAACATTTGTGGGAAAGCTCACGTATTGCACATGAACGACTTCCTACTGGTGAAAAACCGAGGGCAGAGGGCATGGCTGGATCACATTATCCACACATGAGACCGACCTCATAAGAGCACATCATGTGACAAATCATCTGCTACAACTCTTCGCAATCATCAGAGAGTTTACAGTAGGGAAGCGGAGGATACTCAGTCACACACTCAACTTGAAATGTCTATGTCAGCTGTACCAACTGAGGCAGAGGACACGAATGCCTGATATGAAAGCTATTATTGGTTATCAAGTTATTCCTTTTTGTTTGCTGTTAAACTTACATGTAAAGGCCTCACGGCTTGAATGATTTTGATCAGCAAAATGGGTTTTTTCAAAGTAATCAACAGAGTGTAATAATGCATTGTGAATTTTTAATGGAAAGTGTATTACGCAGTAAATTCTTTCTTGTCGTAAAATTGTCAATTTTTAATGTATTTTAAAAGAAGTCTGAAGCCCAAGAAGtgtagatttaaaaaaaaaatctctcCATTTTCTAGTCGCTGTTAGTGTTACTTGTTGTCCTgggtcacatatacatgtatgtgtaagcAATCCCATTGTAACATATTGAAATGGGATAGAATTTGATTTCTGAGTCACTAAAGTGCTGTTTCCTTCAATTGCAGTGGTCGATTTACCTCAAGCAACACTGCCCTTTGATATGACGAGTTTGCCTGTCCCACAGATTAGTCTTCCATCGTCTACTGATACAGGAATGATAAGTGAAGGTACTACCATCCCACGTGTACGAAGGAAGCTGTCCTTGAAAAAACATGATTCTTCGCCCTCTGCTACTCCTGCGTGTGGCGCCGACCCTGGGGAAGATCTGAAATGTAACATTTGTGGGAAAGGTTTCGGACAAAAGCAGAGTTTATTGCAAAGGCATTTGTTGTCGCATTCTGAGGGGAGAAGATATATTTGTCAATACTGTGAGAAAGATTGTAAAACTAGAAAGGCTTTGACCAGTCACATCCGCATTCATACTGACGTAAATCGTTTCGTTTGTAATATCTGTGGACGAGCATTCGTCCACAAAAATGGATATAAATATCATCTAATGAGTCACACTGGCGAGAAaccatgtaaatgtacatactgTGATAAGTCGTTTAGATCGGCGTCTCGACTCAATGACCATATAAATAGTATTCATACTCAAGAGAGGATATATCTGTGTGACATCTGCGGAGTGGGATTTCGAACAAAACGCCGGCTTACTTGTCACAGGAAAACACACGAACCCAAATCAAGGGATAAAGGATTTTCATGTGAATATTGTGATATGTTCTTCAGAACAGGGGTTTTACTGAAAATACATACTCGTACTCACACTGGGGAAAAACCAATAAAATGTAGACATTGCGAAGAGATGTTCTCGAGGCACAGCTCGCGTATTGTGCATGAACGTATTCATACCGGTGAAAAACCCTATAAATGCGACAATGAAACCTGTGGGAAAACGTTCAGGCAGCGGAGGGCATGGCTGGATCACATCATTATCCACACAGGAGAACGACCACATAAGTGCACATCGTGTGACAAATCGTTTGCTACAAAATCAACTCTTCGAAATCATCGAAGAGTACATAATAAGGAAGCAGAAGACACTCAGTCACTCGCTCAACGTGACATTTCTATGTCAGCTGTACCAACTGAGGCAGAGaacaaaaatgtctgaaaagatAACCAAATGTATCTTCTAACGAGgtatatatttttgttttctgTTAAGAGGTTATACAGAGGAAAGTAGAACACTAGAGTATTTTAATTCACATGACCCAGTACAGCAAAATgagtttttttgcaaaatgtttTTACTGGGCAAGAGCATTTGAAATTTTAATGCAGTGGAAAGGGCATTTTGACGTACCAATTCGTTACTGTCAAATTGTATATTATTCGAGCTACTTTTAAAATAAGACCTTCTCATCATTCTGAAGACCAAGAATTTTTGGAATATTTTACATTGAGTAGAAAATCAATCACTGGTTTTGTATTGAATTGAATCATTTGTGTGACTACCAATTTTGGAACTGTAAACCCCATTTTGCTTGCCCTAAATCAAGAGATTAGTCAAGAATTCTGAGTCAAAATGTCAATGACCATGTATGTATTATTAAACCATCTACATTGTATGTAGTGTGATGATCACATTCAAACGTTTTTAGACACCTACATGTGAGTAGTGTTCCAGCTAGAAATATTGAAATGGCAGAACAGAAGATGGCACATTGGCCAGTGAGGACAAAAGGTTGGGCAATATTAAAAAGAGAAATTTAAAAAGGGCACGGTGCTGCACCCTGCTAAATCTCTTTAGCTGAAACACGACTACATGTAAGTTGTGGTGTATCTTGGTTATGCTGTAAATATTGGTAGTTTATAGTgttattttgtgaattttgaatgacTGAACAGCTGTTTACGAAGATGTGAAAAAAAGATGTATCACAATCCAATAGCAACAGTGTATCTAAAGCCCCATAAAAAGACTGTTGGTAACTTAGTGAAAAAGACCCAGCTGCATCGCCTCTGGCATAAAATTGTTTTTTATTTGCTTATTTCCGAATTCAGTCGTCAAATTCGTTTCTATTAGAATCGTTTCGATATTTTTTgtattatatgtacatgtatcatattatAACAGATTTACTTGATGATGTTTTACTGGTTGTAAAAGAAAAAGGGACCCTACCTGTTGTTAGATGATTATACCGCACCCCTGAACTAAAATGGTTCCACAACATACATGTTTCATGAAGAACTGATACAGGTGGACTCTCTCCTCAAGCAGCACATATTTTCTTGTGTCTTTCTCCAACTAAAAGGTCACGGTCTcctcatcctgacaatatcaggccatttcactcgatacatacttactcggAAACATGCATAAGGAGAAGTCATGTTGTagaccctgtttgcaagaggatgcggTCTCCTATGCAATTGTCTCTAGTCTATCGATCTAGATGCTGGATACACCAGAGTGCCTGATAAAGGCTTAGACCTGAAAAGTCTCTGAGACAGATTTGGCCACTGACAGTCAAACTCAAGTGGAAGCAACCCCAAAACAGGAGAAAGTCAATTCAAGTGTAAATACCCAGATTGGGGCAAAGCTTTCAAACAGTGGTTAGGGTTGGATTCTAATGTCCACTCTGTGCATATTGGGAAAAGGGAACATTTGTGTGAAAATGTGGACTTGTGAGTGCATCAGCCAAAGACAGATGAAAGGCCTTTTCAGTGCAAATCCTGCCTAAAGGCATTCGGGACCAGACATTTACCAGAGCCTTGGCTCTCATACAGCAGAAGAATGTAGGAGAGCACTTTGAAATGAAGTGCCACACCAGATAAAATATCCAAGGGAAAGACACGAGGAAAAATCTtatttgtatgaaaaactgATACCTTATGTGTGCATCATTTTATCGTTGCAGTTGAAGCCATTTGGAAAGATTTAATAAAGACTCCACAACAAAGTTTGAACTCTGGCGCTCTTCGCATGATGTCTGGGAAACGAAGTCATGCTTCCAGTCACAAGAGGATGAATAAAGGACCAACTGGCAGATTAGTGTCGGGAGAGTGTTTGTCAACAGACTGTAAGACTCTTCCCTCAGATGTCAATCAGTTCAAATgtgaaacatgtgaaaaatacttcaaaacCAAAACGACCTTAGCGAGGCATCAGATTACTCATACAGATGAAAAGCCCTTTGTTTGTAAAGTCTGTTCAAAAGCATTTGCTCATCAAAAAACACTTAAGTCTCATGAACTTATCCACACTGGAGAAAAGCCATACGAGTGTAAATACCCTGATTGTGATAAGGCGTACAGACAGTGGTTGGGACTAGAGTATCACGTCCGTTCTGTTCATATTGGGAAAAGGGAACATTTGTGTGAAAAATGTGGCATGGGATTTCTGACCAGATCTTGTCTATCTACACATGAAACGCGTATGCATCAGCCAAAGACGGATGAAAGGCAATATCAGTGTGAATATTGTGTGAGGGCCTTCAAGACCAGGGATACGCTGACTCTGCATATTCGCACTCATACTGGGGAGAAACCTTACAAATGTCGTCATTGTGAAAGATGCTTTAGATCCTGGGGTCAACGTTCCACACACGAAGGGAGTCACACGGGAGAGAAGCCACATAAATGTGTCTATTGTGGGAGAGCTTTTAGACAACTTCCATCACTCAAACAACATTTGAATATCCATACTGGACAAAGACCCCATAAGTGTAAATTATGTGAAAAATCATTCGCTGCACAACAGACACTTTTTAATCATCAGAAAATGCATAAAAGAGAAGCACTTAAAACATAGTGTTTGGGCTTCGCTATTGCCGCTGCTGCTGGTTCAAAAGACAGAATTGGAAAGCAAATCACTCAACACAAAATAATATCCCAGACAGATTTGATAAATTTCCTTTGTTGTGTAAATGGTGGAAAACAACTTAACAAAGAATATCATTGTCAAAAACGCTTCTCACATTATCGTTGGTATATCATTTTAAGTGGTGTCCACTCATACTTGTAAAAATTATTCAGGGTGTATCTTCTTTCAGTGATCTTCATGAGTTGGTATCAAAATATTAGTAGTGGTTCCAAATTTGTGCGAAAGGGAGCAGtgtgagaaaaaaacatgaactAGTATGATCACTCTGTTTGTCTTAGATGTCTTCCTCCAACAAATATTTACCTGCTCTGGTCAGTTTCAAAGGTCCTCTGCCATGTGCTGATATCGAGCAAACTCCTACAAGGGTGGGAACATATCAGGGTGTCTTTGTGGCTGTCAGTCAGTTAAGCCTATCTTTTCCTTTTGTCATTCCAGTTTTCAACTTGATGCAAGAACACCAATCGATTTCTCATGAAAGTTTAAGCTTTCGATCTGCTCTTTTGGCTTCTAAAAATTCATCTGGGAGTAGAGATGTTGGAGATGAAACCAAAGAGAAGGTAGATGAGGAATCGGAAAGTCCTTGTTCAGCCAATATTTCCAGCAACCTTGTAAAAGAAAATTCACCTAAATCATGTGACCTCGTTGGggaaaaattagaaaaagtgTCAGATTTGCAAGATAATGTCTTCCTTGCTCaccaaacacagaaaaacttcaAGTGCCAATACTGTGGCAAATACTTCACAACAAAAGCAGTTTTAAAACGGCACACTCGTATACACACAAATGAAAGACCATATATTTGCAAAGTGTGTTCAAAAGCATTCACTGACCCAAGCACCATGAAAAAGCATGAACGTGGTCACACGGGAGAAAGACCGTTCAAATGTAAATATCCAGATTGTGATCGGGCATTCAAGCAGTGGTATGGACTCGATTCACATGTCAGATCAATACATATTGGAAAAAGGGAGCACTTGTGTGAAAAATGTGGTGTGGGGTTTATGACCAAGTCCACGCTACGTTTTCATGAGCAGACACATCAACCGAAGACTGATGAAAGACGCT is drawn from Lineus longissimus chromosome 1, tnLinLong1.2, whole genome shotgun sequence and contains these coding sequences:
- the LOC135493108 gene encoding zinc finger protein 558-like isoform X4; this translates as MDALETEHDHPIPQNLGQEAGTLPTTCSAAIGSAEMSGSVTETGGTFPGEVPPLVMVDTPRDDSSHSELSDVQPNSPSVIHLEPGFSLVANSIVVVKCDFGSIKPQTYTYNFTIVNTTTELIELNYQPIMRPPPFQQEQQTPEPIIPLPGVIHSAESVSGLRIPIPRFGGGMSSKHGKVVKEEPVDFSITMNVSSDTEMDTLHDFGGDMTSDSLDSQRQCLNTSDRTSTTTLQDQVIDSPQETLSFDLTSSAVPQLTCSLQSSTDSGTVREVVDLPQATLPFDMTSLPVPQISLPSSTDTGMISEGTTIPRVRRKLSLKKHDSSPSATPACGADPGEDLKCNICGKGFGQKQSLLQRHLLSHSEGRRYICQYCEKDCKTRKALTSHIRIHTDVNRFVCNICGRAFVHKNGYKYHLMSHTGEKPCKCTYCDKSFRSASRLNDHINSIHTQERIYLCDICGVGFRTKRRLTCHRKTHEPKSRDKGFSCEYCDMFFRTGVLLKIHTRTHTGEKPIKCRHCEEMFSRHSSRIVHERIHTGEKPYKCDNETCGKTFRQRRAWLDHIIIHTGERPHKCTSCDKSFATKSTLRNHRRVHNKEAEDTQSLAQRDISMSAVPTEAENKNV
- the LOC135493108 gene encoding zinc finger protein 79-like isoform X2 produces the protein MDALETEHDHPIPQNLGQEAGTLPTTCSAAIGSAEMSGSVTETGGTFPGEVPPLVMVDTPRDDSSHSELSDVQPNSPSVIHLEPGFSLVANSIVVVKCDFGSIKPQTYTYNFTIVNTTTELIELNYQPIMRPPPFQQEQQTPEPIIPLPGVIHSAESVSGLRIPIPRFGGGMSSKHGKVVKEEPVDFSITMNVSSDTEMDTLHDFGGDMTSDSLDSQRQCLNTSDRTSTTTLQDQAVGVPPEAHSRKRSAAQLPSARISSAAGTVHKSVKVIDSPQETLSFDLTSSAVPQLTCSLQSSTDSVVDLPQATLPFDMTSLPVPQISLPSSTDTGMISEGTTIPRVRRKLSLKKHDSSPSATPACGADPGEDLKCNICGKGFGQKQSLLQRHLLSHSEGRRYICQYCEKDCKTRKALTSHIRIHTDVNRFVCNICGRAFVHKNGYKYHLMSHTGEKPCKCTYCDKSFRSASRLNDHINSIHTQERIYLCDICGVGFRTKRRLTCHRKTHEPKSRDKGFSCEYCDMFFRTGVLLKIHTRTHTGEKPIKCRHCEEMFSRHSSRIVHERIHTGEKPYKCDNETCGKTFRQRRAWLDHIIIHTGERPHKCTSCDKSFATKSTLRNHRRVHNKEAEDTQSLAQRDISMSAVPTEAENKNV
- the LOC135493108 gene encoding zinc finger protein 74-like isoform X1 produces the protein MDALETEHDHPIPQNLGQEAGTLPTTCSAAIGSAEMSGSVTETGGTFPGEVPPLVMVDTPRDDSSHSELSDVQPNSPSVIHLEPGFSLVANSIVVVKCDFGSIKPQTYTYNFTIVNTTTELIELNYQPIMRPPPFQQEQQTPEPIIPLPGVIHSAESVSGLRIPIPRFGGGMSSKHGKVVKEEPVDFSITMNVSSDTEMDTLHDFGGDMTSDSLDSQRQCLNTSDRTSTTTLQDQAVGVPPEAHSRKRSAAQLPSARISSAAGTVHKSVKVIDSPQETLSFDLTSSAVPQLTCSLQSSTDSGTVREVVDLPQATLPFDMTSLPVPQISLPSSTDTGMISEGTTIPRVRRKLSLKKHDSSPSATPACGADPGEDLKCNICGKGFGQKQSLLQRHLLSHSEGRRYICQYCEKDCKTRKALTSHIRIHTDVNRFVCNICGRAFVHKNGYKYHLMSHTGEKPCKCTYCDKSFRSASRLNDHINSIHTQERIYLCDICGVGFRTKRRLTCHRKTHEPKSRDKGFSCEYCDMFFRTGVLLKIHTRTHTGEKPIKCRHCEEMFSRHSSRIVHERIHTGEKPYKCDNETCGKTFRQRRAWLDHIIIHTGERPHKCTSCDKSFATKSTLRNHRRVHNKEAEDTQSLAQRDISMSAVPTEAENKNV
- the LOC135493108 gene encoding zinc finger protein 79-like isoform X5, translated to MDALETEHDHPIPQNLGQEAGTLPTTCSAAIGSAEMSGSVTETGGTFPGEVPPLVMVDTPRDDSSHSELSDVQPNSPSVIHLEPGFSLVANSIVVVKCDFGSIKPQTYTYNFTIVNTTTELIELNYQPIMRPPPFQQEQQTPEPIIPLPGVIHSAESVSGLRIPIPRFGGGMSSKHGKVVKEEPVDFSITMNVSSDTEMDTLHDFGGDMTSDSLDSQRQCLNTSDRTSTTTLQDQVVDLPQATLPFDMTSLPVPQISLPSSTDTGMISEGTTIPRVRRKLSLKKHDSSPSATPACGADPGEDLKCNICGKGFGQKQSLLQRHLLSHSEGRRYICQYCEKDCKTRKALTSHIRIHTDVNRFVCNICGRAFVHKNGYKYHLMSHTGEKPCKCTYCDKSFRSASRLNDHINSIHTQERIYLCDICGVGFRTKRRLTCHRKTHEPKSRDKGFSCEYCDMFFRTGVLLKIHTRTHTGEKPIKCRHCEEMFSRHSSRIVHERIHTGEKPYKCDNETCGKTFRQRRAWLDHIIIHTGERPHKCTSCDKSFATKSTLRNHRRVHNKEAEDTQSLAQRDISMSAVPTEAENKNV